A genomic stretch from Candidatus Dadabacteria bacterium includes:
- a CDS encoding SCO family protein yields the protein MKRNYRLLTALALIALVWVAVLGFLGTDKGSFHGDEYRRPAFDFSLTDHQNREFSLSDHSGKVILLNFGFTNCPDVCPTTLGMLGEVLDLVGDEGAVALFITVDPERDTVAKLGTYVPFFHDRIVGLTGPEQSIKQVNDACGTFYSKEQGTSESDYGVVHSPAVYLIGPGGEMMLRYPKEKLDSEKIAGDVKRLLL from the coding sequence ATGAAACGGAACTACCGGCTTTTGACCGCTTTGGCGCTGATTGCTCTCGTGTGGGTTGCGGTCCTTGGGTTCCTCGGCACGGACAAGGGAAGCTTCCACGGGGATGAGTATCGCCGACCCGCCTTTGATTTTTCCCTTACCGACCACCAGAACCGAGAGTTTTCTCTCTCCGACCACTCGGGCAAAGTCATACTGCTTAACTTCGGGTTTACGAACTGTCCGGACGTATGTCCCACCACCCTGGGGATGCTGGGAGAGGTGCTTGATCTTGTGGGAGACGAGGGGGCCGTGGCGCTTTTCATAACCGTTGACCCGGAGCGCGACACCGTGGCCAAACTCGGGACCTACGTTCCGTTTTTCCACGACCGCATAGTGGGCCTCACGGGTCCAGAGCAGTCTATAAAGCAGGTAAACGACGCCTGCGGAACCTTTTATTCAAAGGAGCAGGGGACCTCGGAGTCAGACTACGGGGTAGTTCATTCCCCTGCGGTTTACCTGATAGGTCCCGGCGGTGAGATGATGCTTCGCTACCCCAAGGAAAAGCTTGATTCAGAGAAAATAGCAGGCGACGTAAAACGCCTTCTCCTGTAA